From Ostrinia nubilalis chromosome 9, ilOstNubi1.1, whole genome shotgun sequence, one genomic window encodes:
- the LOC135074551 gene encoding zinc finger CCCH domain-containing protein 13-like yields the protein MSRGRLRRSPWSPRRRRTRERTLSLTRSPSPRRRHRSPLRYRSPLRSPGPRSLPRSPPPRSLPRSPPRTPPRSPHRSPLHRSPRRSALRSPPPRLSPHRYAGVYDEMLSPPPRSVEPPYGSRYGSRGNVPPSMYPPMGVKPLLPMDNGPGLEGPPGYRGRYDPPPFEDIPPGVEPPVPGFEPSPFEKPPGLMDRERLPPPNFRDNYRPSPYIEGPGTFRELPIPNAQSEIPVHVGEQRYRDNFRPYRDQGIPFRDGQPFREPGAQGPPYRDGNFRGAGPPFRDNYRNLPYREGVYRENPPHNFREGTAPFRPPSADPRDQVPPNYHDPNFRDAYRDENNVVRDNNMRPGYRPGIRNRVGARRNPNAEHERHRERDGRERERFPENRDPDRPRELEKRSAYDKSREGREGREPRDSREPREGREPREGREPREREGREPREGREPREREGREDRIREYERSRDYDKEREREHERSTPDKKSRTSPKRSREARDKKRSESRGRSRDRDSRREKREDKTRDKSADRTKEHKEKEKKIKDRKKKKREKEKEVEKKKKKEKKEKKDKDVIKKESDETAEDKTNSESKNQEDVSSEKQTMSSPIDNSQNEEQTTEVKSPAITSDDKPENDLYGDEAAEAVDKEIIQNYVKVEENVEVSDTKEINDTSEKQEEPFDGIELQANTDELDLKLEVETNNPSKEMLAPLPELSKWEVDDDNVEKSKEPGEISSPEVDDDGNKVTSDVIKRAENAIFAKAINSLRPIEIKKISSERLKLYGDEQSKGTMNNIQITVPVTDADQRSIEINDKKTRSSKTPPPRLSVKDRLGGKVEDVRKHRESRVVHSTVERVKSRSKTPKKEQSYRRVTVENERGRKKDAFSRLDSSKPDRRNVSESGKSVVKGSRSPVTEALKKDSDKNLKEEKGHHSESRARHHDKDRSGDGKNQNSEHERKKSTLDEAHFEPDYDEHLEFDNEAKDDSISKKRDRSGSPIGGPTESKKAKLENETIKLDLANVKKKPDTDSESSSESEYSSSSSSSDARKKKKKKKRNKKKKKRAASESNSDSESSSDDHKKKKKRRKHKKKSSKKKKKSKHK from the exons GTACGCTGGAGTATACGACGAAATGTTGTCGCCGCCTCCTCGTAGTGTTGAGCCGCCTTACGGATCCAG atacgGTTCTAGAGGTAATGTACCTCCTTCGATGTATCCACCAATGGGTGTGAAACCTTTACTTCCCATGGATAATGGTCCAGGCCTTGAAGGACCTCCTGGGTATCGTGGACGTTACGATCCACCACCATTTGAAGATATTCCCCCTGGCGTGGAACCCCCGGTACCTGGATTTGAACCTTCGCCTTTTGAAAAGCCACCTGGTCTCATGGATAGAGAGCGGTTACCACCCCCTAATTTTAGAGATAACTATAGACCTTCACCGTACATTGAAGGCCCAGGTACTTTTAGAGAATTGCCCATACCTAATGCTCAAAGTGAAATTCCAGTCCACGTAGGTGAACAACGTTATCGTGACAATTTCAGACCATACCGTGATCAAGGAATACCATTTCGAGACGGACAGCCGTTTAGGGAGCCCGGTGCCCAAGGGCCCCCGTATCGCGATGGTAATTTCAGAGGTGCCGGACCACCTTTTCGTGACAACTACAGAAATCTTCCGTATAGAGAAGGTGTTTATCGAGAAAATCCTCCACATAACTTTCGTGAAGGAACTGCTCCATTTAGACCGCCTAGTGCTGATCCCAGAGATCAAGTACCACCGAATTACCATGACCCTAATTTCCGCGATGCATATAGAGATGAAAATAATGTTGTTAGAGACAACAATATGCGACCAGGTTATCGGCCTGGTATTCGTAATAGAGTTGGAGCTAGGCGTAATCCTAACGCTGAACATGAGAGACATAGGGAAAGAGACGGCCGGGAACGTGAACGTTTCCCTGAAAATCGAGACCCAGATAGGCCAAGAGAATTAGAAAAGAGGTCTGCGTATGATAAGTCTCGCGAAGGTCGTGAAGGCCGTGAGCCACGTGACAGCCGTGAACCACGCGAAGGACGTGAGCCTCGTGAAGGACGTGAACCGAGAGAGAGGGAAGGCCGTGAGCCGCGTGAAGGACGTGAACCACGCGAGAGAGAGGGGCGTGAAGACCGTATACGGGAATATGAAAGAAGTCGCGATTATGATAAAGAAAGGGAACGTGAACATGAAAGGTCAACCCCTGACAAGAAAAGTCGTACATCTCCAAAACGTAGCAGAGAAGCACGAGATAAAAAACGCAGTGAGTCGCGAGGAAGGTCTCGTGATAGAGATAGTCGACGTGAAAAGAGGGAAGACAAAACTCGCGATAAATCTGCAGACAGAACAAAAGAACATAAAGAAAAAGAGAAGAAGATAAAAGatagaaagaagaaaaagagagaaaaagaaaaagaagtggaaaagaagaagaaaaaggaaaagaaagagaagaaagataaagaTGTTATTAAGAAAGAAAGCGATGAGACCGCTGAAGATAAAACAAACTCTGAATCTAAAAATCAAGAAGATGTAAGCAGTGAGAAACAAACAATGTCTTCTCCAATAGACAATTCTCAGAATGAAGAACAAACAACGGAAGTAAAATCTCCTGCCATTACATCTGACGATAAACCGGAAAATGATCTTTATGGCGATGAAGCAGCTGAAGCTGTAGATAAAgaaattatacaaaattatGTCAAGGTGGAAGAAAATGTGGAAGTAAGTGACACTAAAGAGATAAACGACACAAGTGAAAAACAAGAAGAACCTTTTGATGGGATAGAACTGCAAGCTAATACAGATGAGTTAGACTTGAAATTAGAGGTTGAAACGAACAATCCCAGTAAAGAAATGTTAGCACCCTTACCTGAGCTATCTAAATGGGAAGTGGACGATGACAACGTTGAGAAATCCAAAGAACCAGGTGAGATATCTTCTCCTGAAGTAGACGATGACGGTAACAAAGTTACATCAGATGTAATCAAAAGAGCAGAAAATGCTATATTTGCTAAAGCTATTAACTCGTTAAGACCTatagaaattaagaaaattagcAGCGAGCGTCTCAAATTATATGGTGACGAACAATCTAAGGGAACTATGAATAACATTCAAATTACAGTTCCAGTGACTGATGCTGATCAAAGATCTATTGAGATAAATGATAAGAAAACGAGATCGTCTAAAACTCCACCGCCTCGGCTTTCCGTTAAAGACCGTCTTGGCGGAAAAGTTGAAGATGTAAGAAAACACCGTGAATCCCGTGTTGTGCACAGCACTGTAGAAAGAGTGAAATCACGGTCTAAGACCCCCAAAAAGGAGCAATCGTATCGTAGGGTGACGGTTGAAAATGAAAGGGGTCGTAAAAAGGACGCATTTAGTAGACTTGATTCGTCTAAACCCGATCGACGCAATGTGTCAGAGAGTGGTAAATCAGTAGTTAAAGGAAGCCGAAGTCCTGTTACAGAAGCCCTTAAAAAAGATTCTGATAAAAATTTGAAAGAAGAAAAAGGACATCATTCAGAATCCCGTGCTCGACATCACGATAAGGACAGATCCGGAGATGGTAAAAATCAGAACTCTGAACATGAACGTAAAAAGTCGACGTTGGACGAAGCCCATTTTGAACCTGACTATGACGAGCATTTAGAGTTTGATAATGAAGCTAAAGATGATTCCATCTCGAAAAAAAGAGACCGTTCTGGTTCTCCCATAGGAGGACCTACAGAATCAAAAAAAGCAAAGCTAGAGAACGAAACTATAAAATTAGACTTGGCTAATGTCAAAAAGAAACCTGACACTGATAGTGAGTCTTCTAGTGAGTCGGAATAttcctcatcatcatcttctTCAGATGCCcgcaaaaagaagaagaaaaagaaaagaaataaaaagaaaaagaaacgagCAGCTAGTGAGAGCAATAGCGACTCTGAATCGAGCTCCGATGACcataagaaaaagaaaaagaggcGTAAGCATAAGAAAAAGTCtagcaagaagaagaagaaatctAAACATAAATAA
- the LOC135074554 gene encoding sodium-dependent nutrient amino acid transporter 1-like, with the protein MDSEKQTAENGTQENKAFDASPENGVSNMSKLDVKKQDLRDTDLENTKPTNEGKTQERPKWDNQIEFLMSCIATSVGLGNVWRFPFVAYQNGGGAFLIPYIIVLLVIGKPMYYLETVLGQFSSSNCVKIWALSPAMKGTGYAQALGASFVLSYYVSIIALCLYYLAMSFQSTLPWALCDPEWESDKVYCVPSGYTAPPGINGTSSAELYFTQTVLRQTDGIDDGIGAPIWDLTLCLLASWIIIFVIVARGVKSSGKAAYFLAIFPYIVMFILLIRAVTLEGAGKGIMFFLTPEWAKILEIKVWYAAVTQVFFSLSVCSGALIMFSSYNGFRQNVYRDSMIVTTLDTFTSLMSGITIFGILGNLAHQLNQDDVGEVIGSGGSSLAFISYPDAIAQSPFVPQLFSVLFFLMMAVLGIGSGVALLSTVNTILMDSFPRVPTIYMSAIACSAGFLLGLVYVTPGGQYILELVDYYGGTFMRLFAAIAETIGVFWIYGLENICLDIEFMLGVKSSFYWRICWSIITPAIMIAVFMYALITTEALVYGGTYRYPEGAYIAGNMLQYIGIALIPLFIIAALWKYRSGDIIETIKVSFRKKETYGPSDEELREQWRQFRSDAKFDRSVRRKNWFHHLGMILIGGYRWGK; encoded by the exons ATG GATTCGGAAAaacaaactgcggaaaatgggaCACAAGAGAATAAAGCTTTTGACGCATCTCCTGAAAATGGTGTAAGCAATATGAGCAAACTGGACGTGAAAAAACAGGATCTGAGGGACACTGATTTAGAAAACACTAAG CCAACAAACGAAGGAAAAACTCAGGAAAGGCCAAAATGGGACAATCAAATAGAATTTTTAATGTCATGTATCGCGACCTCAGTCGGTTTGGGCAACGTGTGGCGGTTTCCCTTCGTGGCGTACCAAAACGGCGGTGGTGCCTTCCTCATCCCATACATCATCGTCTTGCTGGTTATAGGCAAGCCTATGTACTACCTTGAAACAGTCCTTGGGCAGTTCAGCAGCAgtaattgtgtaaaaatatgGGCGCTATCGCCGGCAATGAAAG GTACTGGCTACGCTCAAGCTTTGGGGGCAAGCTTCGTTCTATCGTACTACGTGTCCATCATCGCTCTATGTCTGTACTACCTGGCCATGAGCTTCCAGTCCACACTGCCGTGGGCGCTCTGCGACCCTGAGTGGGAGTCGGACAAAGTCTACTGCGTGCCTTCAGGGTACACAGCACCTCCAGGCATAAATGGCACTAGTAGTGCAGAGCTGTACTTCAC ACAAACAGTACTTAGACAGACCGATGGCATTGATGACGGAATTG GGGCGCCGATATGGGACCTGACTCTCTGTTTGCTAGCGTCCTGGATTATAATATTCGTGATCGTCGCTCGCGGTGTAAAGAGTTCAGGAAAAGCTGCGTATTTTCTAGCCATCTTCCCATACATCGTGATGTTCATTCTGCTAATCAG AGCAGTCACATTGGAGGGAGCAGGCAAAGGAATCATGTTCTTCCTTACACCTGAGTGGGCAAAAATTTTAGAAATTAAG GTTTGGTATGCTGCTGTAACCCAGGTGTTCTTTTCTTTGTCAGTGTGTTCTGGTGCACTTATAATGTTCTCTTCTTACAATGGCTTCAGACAAAACGTTTACAG AGACTCTATGATAGTCACTACATTGGATACGTTCACAAGTTTAATGTCAGGAATCACTATATTCGGAATTCTGGGAAACCTAGCCCATCAACTGAACCAAGATGATGTTGGGGAAGTCATTGGTTCTGGAGGATCAAGTTTAGCTTTTATTTCTTACCCTGACGCCATTGCACAGTCTCCGTTTGTGCCACAG CTATTCTCGGTGCTATTCTTTTTGATGATGGCAGTCCTTGGTATCGGTTCTGGCGTGGCGCTACTTTCCACGGTCAACACTATTCTAATGGACTCTTTCCCACGAGTGCCTACCATTTACATGTCCGCAATAGCTTGTTCCGCTGGTTTTCTGCTTGGACTCGTTTATGTTACACCG gGTGGCCAGTATATTTTGGAATTGGTTGATTACTATGGCGGCACATTTATGAGGCTATTTGCTGCTATAGCGGAAACTATCGGTGTCTTTTGGATTTATG GTTTAGAAAACATTTGTCTAGACATCGAATTTATGTTGGGTGTCAAGAGTTCATTCTACTGGCGAATTTGTTGGTCAATAATAACCCCAGCGATTATGATAGCAGTGTTCATGTACGCATTGATCACCACAGAGGCTCTCGTCTACGGTGGCACTTACAGATATCCAGAAGGAGCTTACA ttgCGGGCAACATGCTTCAGTACATCGGAATCGCATTGATCCCCCTATTCATCATCGCTGCCTTATGGAAATATAGAAGTGGGGATATCATTGAA ACAATAAAGGTGTCTTTCCGCAAAAAGGAAACTTATGGACCTAGCGATGAAGAACTACGAGAGCAGTGGCGTCAGTTCAGATCAGATGCTAAATTCGACCGCAGCGTGCGACGCAAGAACTGGTTCCACCATCTTGGAATGATCCTCATTGGCGGATATAGATGGGGAAAATAG